The Serinus canaria isolate serCan28SL12 chromosome 8, serCan2020, whole genome shotgun sequence DNA window CTAGAGGGAATAAGCAATGATGCACTTAAGGCATTTATGTGGTTACAGAACAGACAGGGTCAGGATAGTTACAGGATATAATTGTGTCCAAGAGCTTGTACCTGCCTTGAGAAGGGTCCTACCTTTTAAGAAGCCAGAACTGAAGCTGATGGAGGGTGGAAGGCAATGGGAATCAAGGCACACAGCCTGGAAAGCCTGGGCCTAGCCTTGGTCACTGACGAGGCTCTGGTCACacccctgtggctgcaggagctgctgccaaaagCCAGATTGgtgcctcctgctctgagcttcCCATTGTCCACCGGCAGgtcagagctgagccctgtgtgTCCAACccccctggcaggagcaggggggggCTAAAcggtgctccagccctgctttcccCCAGGCACTGACAACTGTAGGGTACTTTACTGCTGTGTACATGATCCACATCTCTGGCTGGCAGCAAAGAGCTGCCTGAGGCTCCCCTGAGCAGGCCCCAGAGGCACTAAAACACAGACTCCACGTCCCCCATCTCCACACAGACCGTCTTCAGCTGCGAGTAGTACTCGATGGCTGCCCGGCCGTTCTCCCTGCCAaatcctgcagggaagagctgcagtgaggacacagctccaggcagtgccagtgGCCActcacagcccctggagctggcatGTACCAGGGGAGGTCACACAGAGCTCACCTGAGAACTTGTATCCCCCAAAAGGCAGCTCCACTGGGCTGATGTTGTAGTTGTTGATGAAGCACATCCCAGCCTTGAGAGCAGCCACTACCCTGTGAGCCTTCTGGATatccctgcaggaaaagggCAATTCAGCTGGaccccctccttccctgccaggcaACACCCACTGGACAAAGGCCAGCAGGCCACGCTGCTTTATGGAGTCCAACCTGCCCTACTCTGCCTTTGCCTGCTCAAAGGAGGCAGCACCAATTCCCAAGGATGCTCCAAGCTGCATTTGATTCCAGAGGGCAGGACAAGGACACCAGCAATACAAAGTGGGGCAAGTagccaacagcagcacagcaggcttCTGATGCATCCTGGAggggcaggaaggcaggcagcaggccaagccaggctgggaggaacCCAAGGGACAGCTGGGCCCACCCAacacttggggaaaaaatgggagaTTGTGCAGTCATTTACAGATTTCCCTTGCTTCAGCTTTTCTGGAAGAGGATACCCATGCCCAGGCACTGCAAGAGGAGCAGCAAATCACTGCAGTATTTCCTCTCCCCAAAATGATTCCACAACACAGCCCAGTCATACCTGGTGAAGACACCACCTGCCAGGCCAAACTTAGTGGCATTGGCTCTCTCCAGAACCTCCTCCTCTGTGTCAAAGGGCAGGATGGCCATGACAGGCCCAAAGATCTCTTCCTTCACACACGTCATGTCATCCTTGCAGTTCCCTGGAAGCGTGGCAGAGCACAAGTGCttcaggaggaagagcagcagcacagcctgtgcacTCAGCAACCCACACAGCCTTGGAGACAGCACCCAgcatggcagagcagccaggcacaCCCTGCACCTCAAAAGCACCAACAGCACCATTCCTGTCAGGCTCTCCAACAGCCCAGATTTCCCTGGATGCAGTTCTTGGAAGCCTCAGCTCTCTCTAGGACCCCCATCCTGGTGTCCATCCATGCTGGGGACATCACAGAGCCAGGTTACAAAGCAGAACTCACTGCTCAGGAGAAATCCCACATCATCCATGGTGCCATGGCTGAGATGGATCCTACCTAACACACAGGGCCGCATGTAGTAGCCATTCTTCAGCTTCGGGTCATCTGGCACATACAGGTCCCCACCACACAGCACCTCTGCCCCCTGGAAAAGAGCCAAGAGAGGAAGGGATGCAGGCACATCCAGGAGcatcctgctcagctctggctggccCTTGGCCTatcccagcaggctctgctcaaACAtttgtccccatctttcttagAAGTCCCTGTTATGTGCTGAAATCCTGCAAtcaggtgtccccagagcttTCTCCCCTCCAGGCTAAACCACCCCaactctcagcctttcctcatgtgtttttcctgtgctgaggattCCAGAGCTTGAAGTGGTGTCTCTCCAGAGCAGGTCAGAGGGGCAGAGCTCCCCCTCATCTGgtgcccacactgctttggatgcagcctgGGGGTTTCTGGGTGCCAGCACATGTGGTTGGGCCATgcccagcctctcacccaccagcactcccaagtccttcctcacagggctgctccatctgctcatcccccagcctggagcGATAAGCAAGGGTTTCTCTGACCCTGTACTGGGCTCAGatcacctccctgtcctccatGTGCCTTAACACAACTTCCAGGAGGATCTGTTCCATGATCTCTTCACAGTCACAGCAGTGAGGCTGATGGGTCTGTAATTTCCAGGCTCTTGTCCACCCTTTTAGAAAATGGGTGTTGTTCCTTTTCCAGTCACTTGGGACTTCACCTGACTGCCATGACTTCTCAAGTATCATGGAAAATGGCTCAGCAACTACATCAGCCAATTCTCTGAGGACCCTGGGGTGCATTCCATCAGATCCCACAGATTTCTGTATCTAGTGGTCCAACACGCCCACTGAGTAAAccaaaaagaaccaaaaaaaaaccagcttaaCTGGGAAGGCACAGTGCAGGAGGGCAGCTGGCAGTGTGTTTGTCCAACAGGAGAGACATTTCAGGGCAAGCACAAGGCAGCATCACAATCTCACCTGCTCCTTTGCCTGCTTGATGAAGCCCTGCACACGATTCAGGTGGGGCCGGTTGATGAGGGCTCCCATCCGTGTGTCCTCCAGAAGAGGGTCTCCAATTTTGATTTTCTGGGTGCGTTTCACCACCTCCTTTGTGAAGGTATCCAGGATCTTCCTCTCCACAAACACCCTGGTGCCGTTgcagcacacctgggacacaggaGAGGCAGCTCAGAATAGGAAACCCAGCACTCCACAGTTTTTCCCTGTTTAGGTCCTGCTCCAGAGGCTCTTGGAAAAGCCCCTCCATGCTGTTGCAACAGCTAACTTGTCCCTGGGGACAAGGAACACCAGGAGATAACCCTGGGGCTCTGACTGCACTGAACAGTCCTTGCTGGACACCGTGGTTCTGATGCCACCAGGTGGCAAGAACACATCAGGTCACCAGCAGCAGAGACCTTGAGCTGACTCCTGAATTCCCAGAAATGACCCTGCAGAGCAAATTTGCCCACAGGATTACACAAAACCTGCAGCACAGGTGGATATCCTGAACTGGACAGCACATTGGCTAAGTGTGTCCTGTGGCTAAGGCACACTGtgctgggacactgctcagGCTCCTGCAAGGGCATCCCTTCTGACACTGCACAGAGAAAGGTGTGGCAGGAagggagccccagggcagccctcACTTACAGGAGGTCACAGGCTGgccccactgccccagcctgccccacAGACACACACCTCGCCCTGAGTCAGGAAGTTGGCCATGAGGGCTCCCTTCACAGCATTCTCCAGGTCAGCATCTGAGAAGATGATAAGGGGGGATTtgccccccagctccagggtgaCTGGCTTTATCCCTTTAGCTGCCATCTCCATGATCTGAGGGGAACAAGGACACAAGAGATAAAGTGATCCACTGGCCAAGGGGAGGCTGGTGGGGAGACACAAAGGACCATTCACCAACAAGAGAAGCAGCACAAAGGGCAAGCTGGGCTCCCTAGATGTGGTGAGTTCAGACTGAGAATAGCCACAGAGggtttgggggttgtttttttaaagataaagcCAACAAAACCTGGAGAGGCATTTGCAGGAAGTCTCATGCTCAGTGtaagctgcaggcagctgtagCTGCCATCTGTCACTGCAACCCACAGGTACACACGTGTAGGGGCACGTTCATGGGACATTTCCCCTCCCTTCAACTCAAAATTTATTCCCAAAagtctttctttcattttggaaTAATAAACTGAGGGTGAGAAACTCACAGAAACTATTCCTTTGCTTAAAAACAGTAGGCTGCATGCAGCTTTAGTGCTTTATAGCAGCCAGAACCACATTTTTCTAGTGCTGCTGTTTCATGTCCTCTCCTCCCAACATCAACATCCACCTGAGCCGCTCAGAGACTTCACTGCAGCCAGAGGCCAAGCAAGTGAAGCTGACcaagggctttttttcccaagctcATGCCCAGCAGGTTAAATGGATCCCCAGCATGACCCTGCACCTGCTGCAAGCTCCTTGCCCAGGCCCAAAAATGCTGACCCACACCCTGCCTCGACAAGCCCCGTGCAGAAAAGCTCAAGGAGGTTATCATCTACAGACTGATTGTAGTTGATACAACCCTTGTCTCAAGGTGTCTTTACCTTCATGCCAGTTGGCACACTGCCAGTGAAAGAGATTTTGGCCACAtctgggtgctggcagaggagctggccCGTGGCAGCCCCACCCTGCACCACGTTGAAGAGCCCCTTGGGCACTCCAGCCTCTGTGAAGATCTCTGCCAACCTCACCACAGAAATAGGGGTGAAGGGTGAAGGCTTGAAGACCATTGCATTGCCTAAGGGAACCCAGACACAGGCAAGGTGGGGTTAACACCCAAACTGCTtcagggaagaaacaaaaacaatccCCACCCCACAGTGAGTGTGTCTCACCAGAGACCAGAAGTTTCCCCCCAAGAGAGAAGGAAGCACTTTCAGCTGATCACTGCAACTAAGggtgcccctgctgctggggagagcctgGGGGAGATGAGGCTGCTGGTTTTGCCCTGCAGACATTTCCAGAGACCTTCCCCATCTGGTACAAAGCCAAGCAATTGCGTTTTTCTGGATGCACTCCTAACCTCTCAACATCTCACATGCTCCTCcttccatttcccttccctttctgcCAGAGGAACAGCCTAAACATTCTGCTAATCCTTCAACACTTTAAGGTAA harbors:
- the ALDH9A1 gene encoding 4-trimethylaminobutyraldehyde dehydrogenase; protein product: MLAQTRLPSLLLRLRSLAPGLATMSSATGTLTVQQPLNYRAGARVQPADGGQLEEVFEPATGRVLCKLPCSGEKEVDLAVQSAKAAFKIWSQMSGMERCRVMLEAARIIREQREEIATMETINNGKSIFEARVDIDISWQCLEYYAGLAGSLAGEHIQLPGGSFGYTRREPLGVCVGIGAWNYPFQIACWKSGPALACGNAMVFKPSPFTPISVVRLAEIFTEAGVPKGLFNVVQGGAATGQLLCQHPDVAKISFTGSVPTGMKIMEMAAKGIKPVTLELGGKSPLIIFSDADLENAVKGALMANFLTQGEVCCNGTRVFVERKILDTFTKEVVKRTQKIKIGDPLLEDTRMGALINRPHLNRVQGFIKQAKEQGAEVLCGGDLYVPDDPKLKNGYYMRPCVLGNCKDDMTCVKEEIFGPVMAILPFDTEEEVLERANATKFGLAGGVFTRDIQKAHRVVAALKAGMCFINNYNISPVELPFGGYKFSGFGRENGRAAIEYYSQLKTVCVEMGDVESVF